A single genomic interval of Festucalex cinctus isolate MCC-2025b chromosome 16, RoL_Fcin_1.0, whole genome shotgun sequence harbors:
- the dennd4c gene encoding DENN domain-containing protein 4C isoform X4 — MIEDKGHRVTDYFVVAGLTDKSAPLEHDLSEAKSSGPKAPITDLAIINRSAGEAVPEGFTCIDSTHSGQPANLNHGSLKSPELFLCYKRSRGKPPLIDVGVLYEGKERLIQGCEVIQATPYGRCANVNNSSATSQRIFVTFRRAPPVQPQNSLVVTDICVIVTSKGETPPHTFCKVDKNLNCGMWGSSVFLCYKKSVSATTSITYKAGLIFRYPEEDYESFPLSESVPLFCLPMGAKIECWAPKTRDPLPIFSTFVLTIGSGEKVYGSAIQFYEPYPMDLLSEKQKIHLGLLTSVEKKMIPNRHLNANKCICLLSRWPFFESFRKFLMFLYKLSVSGPHPLPIEKHISHFMHNVSFPSPQRPRILVQLSAHDNLILSQPVSTPLPLSGADYGTLLINLGSENCATLLHFVLLESKILLHSLRPAVLTGVAEAVVAMIFPFQWQCPYIPLCPLSLAGVLNAPCPFIVGVDSRYFDLYDPPPDVVCVDLDTNTIYLSDEKKHNNWKNLPKKPCKSLVNSLSNLHHQLATVSVRQMALTDSAVDMTPIEADFTWHKKKTALEMEIQEAFLRFMASILKGYRSYLKPITQAPSEKATAADSLYDLQGFLKSRDRAHQKFYSQLTKTQIFIRFIEECTFVSDKDTGLAFFDDCVEKLFPLYKITDKGTKVEGESSEDTRLLELDESQKSEHTVFVMPPEPPAVDGDKPHPKYTYKGFPWLKMELFDRPMELRPAISSRAAGASLSSSPALLAKRTKQEIKLAYKMAKRFYSDPQLWARCLFSHCYSLWFICLPAAVRLAKSKGRAMQQAYNVLLKMRTTEVEVLDEVCYRVVMQLCGVWGLPVMAVRVLVEMKKAGIHPNAITYGYYNKAALESPWPSRNRSGLFMWTKLRNVLRGVAQFKHALNQSSSRKKPTVENTGASSDRLSHCSGDSSGDVNMEEHLFARSQHAGDAGHKKGSHSDQGYGSKDELLQEIADQSHSVDPPTDKRRGDIAGSVDSAVAVAEPPSPIDAHTSVPSIVKLSTESFDAGNESIKGKLFRRHSKADVSLPDDDASPEAGHASNQSHKQRKKAFAQRSRSFSAETRAGMLSEKGVDHMAGQLGADARILAAALSTGQAANSPGGASKALFQDLEEEPEDFQGLSLGNLPTEEEKDVDVEYEGTIQKPEGKRSEANEESGVRALNLERADVEVGADPLSLLVSESQESASVNSQEPPRSVPPVVSRNLAEEIEMYMSLRSPLGAKSTSMELKQAQVDSTDGPPSKQSLERRSSLPAPPPQTPTGSPAHTPKRSPATVTRSKTFVAKTKPPVKRTAGPAVRSSSLSPLIKSPQGGSLGSVINSISAIKMDNLLSGPKIDVLKSGMKQAANVASKMWVAVATAYSYSDDEEEQGQSGGGFPASLDEHILTGHDMDDSPERGAIPGLVANGLNQSCTSIGSSSGSSDTGRGTQHTHATPGRAGKAPDSEQGSSHHASSSSIFQNYALEVLMSSCSQCRSCEALVYDEQIMAGWTANDSNLNTNCPFCRAAFLPLLHIEFHDLRTMTGFYINPSASGDSIHSSSGGQATASSDMKTQDHVGFPVQEPRETLAHSPGAHKSLVPEPAQSDPLGLLEHQASAKRSSGGTSLTRSNSIGGPLQNLDSPLRPGHGVSTTSLPGSLHEMSDGMATKKPNPKPVSVPYLSPLVLRKELETLLENEGDQVIYTHKFLSQHPIIFWNLVWYFRRLDLPSHLPGLILTSEHCNNGTQLPLTSLSQDSKQVYIQILWDNINLHQEAGDPLYLLWRTLLEKKGTLAPTDHQEIRTLLNTIVRNIQTNDVYGPINLLIRELKRRPEGINRQRSIYREILFLSLVALGRENIDVEAFDREYHLAYEELSAEQLKSLHHMDRPPSASVQCCLKSFGTPFI; from the exons ATGATCGAGGACAAGGGTCACCGCGTAACTGACTACTTTGTGGTGGCCGGCCTGACGGACAAGTCGGCGCCACTGGAGCACGACCTTTCCGAGGCCAAGTCGAGCGGGCCCAAAGCCCCCATCACCGACCTGGCCATCATCAACAGGTCTGCGGGCGAGGCGGTGCCAGAGGGCTTCACCTGCATCGACAGCACCCACAGCGGCCAGCCGGCCAACCTAAACCACGGCAGCCTCAAGAGCCCCGAGCTCTTCCTGTGCTACAAACGGAGTCGAGGAAAGCCACCGCTCATTGATGTCGG CGTTTTGTACGAGGGCAAGGAGCGTCTGATCCAGGGCTGCGAGGTCATCCAGGCCACGCCGTACGGCCGCTGCGCCAACGTCAACAACAGCTCGGCCACCTCGCAGCGCATCTTCGTCACCTTCCGCCGCGCTCCGCCCGTCCAGCCCCAGAACTCTCTGGTGGTGACAGACATCTGCGTCATCGTGACCAGCAAGGGAGAGACGCCACCGCATACCTTCTGCAAGGTGGACAAGAACCTTAACTGCGGCATG tGGGGCTCAAGTGTGTTTCTGTGTTATAAGAAATCTGTGTCTGCGACCACTTCTATCACTTACAAAGCTG GTCTCATATTTCGCTACCCGGAGGAGGATTACGAGTCTTTCCCCCTGTCGGAGTCTGTTCCTCTCTTCTGCTTGCCCATGGGAGCCAAGATCGAATGTTGGGCGCCAAAGACCCGAGACCCTCTACCCATCTTCTCCACGTTTGTGTTGACCATCGGCTCTGGCGAAAAA GTGTACGGTTCGGCCATCCAGTTCTATGAGCCGTACCCGATGGACCTGCTGAGTGAGAAGCAGAAGATTCACCTGGGCCTGCTCACCAGTGTCGAAAAGAAGATGATCCCCAACCGTCACTTGAACGCCAATAAGTGCATCTGCCTCCTCTCCCGCTGGCCTTTCTTTGAGTCCTTCCGCAAATTCCTGATGTTCCTCTACAAGCTGTCCGTTTCAGGCCCGCACCCGCTGCCAATTGAAAA gcacatttcacacttcatgcACAACGTGTCTTTTCCGTCACCACAAAGGCCTCGAATCCTCGTCCAA CTCTCTGCACATGACAACTTGATTCTCTCCCAGCCTGTTTCTACACCTTTACCCCTCAG CGGTGCGGACTATGGCACCCTCTTGATTAATCTAGGCTCTGAAAACTGTGCCACGTTGCTGCACTTTGTGCTGCTGGAGAGCAAAATTCTGCTGCACTCGCTCAGGCCGGCGGTGCTCACCGGAGTGGCAGAGGCTGTGGTCGCG ATGATCTTCCCCTTCCAGTGGCAATGTCCCTACATCCCCCTGTGCCCACTATCCCTGGCAGGGGTCCTCAACGCCCCATGTCCTTTTATCGTGGGCGTCGACTCCCGATACTTCGACCTTTACGACCCGCCGCCAGATGTCGTCTGCGTAGACCTGGACACCAACACCATCTACTT GTCTGACGAGAAGAAGCACAACAACTGGAAGAACCTCCCGAAGAAGCCCTGCAAGAGCTTGGTGAACTCCCTGAGCAACTTGCACCACCAGCTGGCGACAG TTTCAGTCCGTCAGATGGCGCTGACGGACTCCGCGGTGGACATGACACCCATCGAGGCCGACTTCacttggcacaagaagaagacCGCCCTGGAGATGGAGATCCAGGAGGCATTCCTGCGCTTCATGGCCTCCATTCTGAAAGGCTACCGCTCCTACCTCAAGCCCATCACCCAGGCTCCGTCTGAGAAGGCCACAGCCGCCGACTCCCTGTACGATCTgcaag GTTTTCTCAAAAGCAGAGACCGTGCTCACCAGAAGTTCTACTCGCAGCtcaccaagacccaaatattTATCCGCTTCATTGAAGAATGCACATTTGTCAGCGATAAAGATACCGGTTTGGCGTTTTTCGACGACTGCGTTGAGAAG CTCTTTCCCTTGTATAAAATCACCGACAAGGGCACTAAG GTCGAGGGGGAATCATCGGAGGACACCAGACTGTTGGAACTGGACGAGTCGCAGAAGAGCGAGCACACTGTCTTCGTGATGCCTCCCGAGCCACCGGCTGTGGACGGGGACAAGCCGCACCCCAAATATAC TTACAAAGGTTTCCCCTGGCTGAAGATGGAACTATTTGACCGTCCCATGGAGTTACGGCCCGCAATTAGCAGCAGAGCAGCGGGCGCCAGCCTTTCCAGCAGCCCCGCACTACTGGCAAAGCGGACCAAGCAG GAAATCAAGTTGGCATACAAAATGGCCAAGCGCTTCTACAGCGACCCTCAGCTGTGGGCCCGCTGTCTGTTCAGTCACTGCTACAGCCTGTGGTTCATCTGCCTTCCAGCCGCCGTCCGCCTGGCCAAGTCCAAAGGCCGCGCCATGCAGCAGGCCTACAACGTCCTCTTGAAAATGAGGACGACTGAGGTGGAGGTGTTGGATGAG GTGTGTTACAGAGTAGTTATGCAGCTCTGCGGCGTTTGGGGTCTTCCCGTTATGGCCGTGCGAGTTCTGGTTGAGATGAAGAAAGCCGGCATTCATCCCAACGCCATCACATACGGATATTACAACAAG GCAGCCTTAGAGAGCCCGTGGCCCAGCCGGAACCGCAGCGGCCTCTTTATGTGGACCAAGCTTCGCAATGTGCTGCGCGGGGTCGCTCAGTTCAAGCACGCACTGAACCAGTCTTCATCCAGAAAGAAACCCACAGTTGAAAACACAG GCGCGTCATCGGACCGCTTGAGTCACTGCAGCGGCGACAGCTCGGGGGACGTAAACATGGAGGAACACCTGTTCGCTCGGAGCCAACACGCAGGAGACGCTGGACACAAGAAAG GTAGCCACTCCGATCAGGGCTATGGTTCCAAGGATGAGCTGCTTCAAGAAATTGCTGACCAGTCGCACTCGGTGGACCCTCCCACTGATAAGAGAA GGGGCGACATTGCTGGATCAGTGGACAGTGCCGTGGCGGTGGCAGAGCCTCCCAGTCCCATTGACGCTCACACATCTGTCCCCAGTATTGTGAAATTGTCAACTGAGAGCTTTGACGCTGGCAATGAATCAA TTAAAGGAAAGCTGTTCCGACGGCACAGCAAGGCAGATGTGTCTCTTCCTGATGACGACGCCTCACCCGAAGCTGGCCATGCGTCCAATCAGTCGCACAAGCAGCGGAAGAAAGCCTTTGCCCAGCGCAGCAGAAGTTTCAGCGCTGAAACTCGGGCCGGAATGCTCTCGGAGAAAGGCGTCGACCACATGGCCGGCCAGCTCGGTGCCGACGCCCGCATCCTGGCCGCGGCGCTTTCCACTGGACAGGCTGCAAACAGCCCCGGCGGTGCTTCCAAAGCGCTTTTTCAGGACTTGGAGGAAGAACCTGAAGACTTTCAGGGACTGAGTTTGGGGAATCTACCGACTGAGGAAGAGAAAGATGTGGATGTAGAGTATGAGGGAACGATACAGAAACCGGAAGGGAAACGGAGCGAAGCAAATGAGGAGTCCGGAGTGCGTGCCTTGAACCTGGAGAGGGCGGATGTAGAGGTGGGCGCGGATCCTCTTTCCCTCCTGGTGTCAGAGAGCCAAGAGTCAGCCTCCGTAAACAGCCAAGAGCCCCCACGCTCCGTACCCCCCGTGGTGTCCCGCAACCTGGCAGAGGAAATAGAAATGTACATGAGCCTGCGAAGCCCCCTGGGCGCCAAGTCCACCAGCATGGAACTTAAGCAGGCGCAGGTAGACTCCACCGACGGTCCACCGTCCAAACAGTCTCTGGAACGGAGGTCCAGCCTACCCGCGCCTCCGCCACAAACTCCAACGGGCTCGccggcccacacccccaaaCGCAGCCCCGCCACCGTCACTCGCTCCAAAACGTTTGTCGCAAAGACCAAACCGCCCGTCAAAAGGACCGCCGGCCCGGCCGTACGATCGTCTTCCCTGTCGCCGCTTATCAAATCTCCGCAGGGAGGCTCGCTAGGCTCGGTCATCAACTCCATTTCAGCCATCAAGATGGACAACTTGCTGTCGGGGCCTAAAATTGACGTGCTCAAGTCTGGAATGAAGCAGGCGGCCAACGTAGCCAGCAAAATGTGGGTGGCTGTCGCCACCGCTTACTCATACTCGGATGATGAG GAAGAACAAGGACAAAGCGGAGGAGGTTTCCCCGCCAGCCTGGATGAACACATTTTGACTGGGCACGATATGGACGACAGCCCGGAGAGAGGTGCAATCCCGGGTTTGGTGGCCAACGGCCTGAACCAGAGCTGCACCAGCATCGGCAGTAGCAGCGGCAGTAGCGACACGGGCCGAGGGACGCAGCACACAC ATGCAACCCCCGGGCGAGCGGGCAAAGCTCCGGACTCTGAGCAAGGCTCTTCACACCacgcctcctcctccagcaTCTTCCAGAACTACGCACTGGAG GTGCTGATGTCCAGCTGCTCGCAGTGTCGCTCCTGCGAAGCGCTGGTGTACGACGAACAGATCATGGCGGGATGGACGGCTAACGACTCCAACCTCAACACAAATTGTCCTTTCTGTCGCGCGGCCTTCCTTCCCCTGCTGCACATTGAGTTTCATGACTTGCGCACTATGACAGG GTTCTACATCAATCCCAGTGCTTCTGGAGACAGCATTCACAGTTCCAGCGGTGGCCAAGCAACAGCTTCAAGTGACATGAAGACACAAGACCATGTCGGTTTCCCTGTGCAGGAACCAAGAGAGACTCTGGCTCACAGTCCTGGAGCACATAAGAG TCTTGTTCCAGAGCCAGCGCAGTCTGACCCACTGGGTCTACTGGAGCACCAGGCGTCAGCCAAAAGAAGCAGCGGCGGCACGTCACTCACACGCAGCAACAGCATCGGCGGCCCGCTGCAGAACCTGGACTCCCCTCTGCGACCCGGTCATGGCGTCTCCACCACCAGCCTCCCCGGCAGCCTGCACGAGATGTCG GATGGAATGGCGACCAAAAAGCCTAACCCCAAGCCCGTGTCCGTGCCATACCTAAGCCCCTTGGTGCTGCGCAAAGAACTGGAGACTCTTCTGGAGAATGAGGGAGACCAG GTGATTTACACCCACAAGTTCCTCAGCCAGCATCCCATCATCTTCTGGAACCTCGTGTGGTATTTCCGACGCTTGGACCTGCCCAGTCACCTACCTGGCCTCATCCTGACCTCCGAACATTGCAACAACGGCACGCAG CTGCCGCTGACGTCGCTGTCCCAGGACAGTAAGCAAGTATACATCCAGATCCTGTGGGACAACATCAACCTCCATCAAGAGGCTGGAGATCCCCTTTACCTGCTTTGGAGGACCTTAT TGGAAAAGAAGGGTACATTGGCGCCGACGGATCACCAGGAGATCCGCACGCTCCTCAACACCATCGTCCGCAACATCCAGACCAACGACGTCTACGGCCCCATCAACCTCCTGATCCGAGAGCTCAAACGCCGTCCAGAAGGCATCAATCGGCAGAG GAGTATTTACAGAGAAATATTATTCCTCTCCCTTGTGGCGTTGGGACGAGAGAACATCGACGTAG AGGCTTTTGACAGGGAGTACCACCTGGCCTACGAAGAGCTTAGCGCAGAGCAGCTCAAGTCTCTGCACCACATGGATCGGCCACCCAGCGCCAGCGTCCAGTGCTGCCTCAAATCTTTCGGCACCCCGTTCATCTAA